aaacgacagcaaaaaagacacaccagacgcttggaaacaaccacaaacaacagcaaaaaagacacaccagacgcttggaaacaaccacaaacgacaacaaaaaagacacaccagacgcttggaaacaaccacaaacaaaagcaaaaaagacacaccagacgcttggaaacaaccacaaacaacagcaaaaaagacacaccagacgcttggaaacaaccacaaacgacaacaaaaaagacacaccagacgcttggaaacaaccacaaacaacagcaaaaaagacacaccagacgcttggaaacaaccacaaacgACAGCAAAAAAGACACACGAAAGAGCACAATCCAGAACACAGCCACGGAAGGGCGAGCACCACTTCCGGGGGCGCAGCGGGAGAGCAGAAGCAGTGGCTGGAGCAGGAGGAACCCCAAGCAGGAGGAACCCCCCAGCAGGAGGAACCCCCCAGCAGGAGGAACCCCCCAGCAGGAGGAACCCCCCAGCAGGAGGAACCCCCCAGCAGGAGGAACCCCCCAGCAGGAGGAACCCCCCAGCAGGAGGAACCCCCCAGCAGGAGGAACTCCCCAGCAGGAGGAGTCCCCAGCAGGAAGAGCCCCCAGCAGGAGCCCCAGCAGGACCCCCAGCAGGACCCCCAGCAGGAGGAGCCCCCAGCAGGACCCCCAGCAGGAGGAACACCCCAGCAGGAGGACCCCCCCAGCAGGACCCCTAGCAGGAGAAACCCCCCAGCAGGAGGAGCCCCCAGCAGGACCACCGCAGGAGGAGCCCCCAGCAGGAGGAGCCCCCAGCAGGAGGAGCCCCCAGCAGAAGGAGCCCCCAGCAGGAGGAGCCCCCAGCAGGAGGAACCCCCAGCAGGAGGAACCCCCAGCAGGAGGAGCCCCCAGCAGGAGGAACCCCCAGCAGGAGGAACCCCCAGCAGGAGGAGCCCCCAGCAGGAGGAGCCCCCAGCAGGAGGAGCCCCCAGCAGGAGGAACCCCCAGCAGGAGGAACCCCCAGCAGGAGGAACCCCAGCAGGAGGCAGAGAACGTCGGGTCGTGACGAAGGCGACCGAGGCATTGATCAAGGGCGGGAGGGTTTCCGTGTGGTCGTTGGACGCGGCTCTGCGGATCGGAGGATAGAAGGATCGAGGGATAGGAGGATCGGAGAATAGAGGGATCGGAGGATAGAAGGATCGAGGGATAGAAGGGTCggaggatagaaggataggaggaTTGAAGGATCGAGGGATAGGAGGATAGAAGGCTCTATGAATCGAAGGACAGAAGAATAGAAGGCTCTATGAATCGAAGGACAGAAGAATAGAAGGCTCTATGAATCGAAGGACAGAAGAATAGAAGGCTCTATGAATCGAAGGATAGAAGAATAGAAGGCTCTATGAATCGAAGGACAGAAGAATAGAAGGCTCTATGAATCGAAGGACAGAAGAATAGAAGGCTCTATGAATCGAAGGACAGAAGAATAGAAGGCTCTATGAATCGAAGGACAGAAGAATAGAAGGCTCTATGAATCGAAGGACAGAAGGATCGAAGGCTCTATGGATCAAAGACTCCAAAGTTCGAAGGCTCTAACACTCGAAGACTCTGTGACTCTACGGCTGGGAAAATCGAAGCTCAAAGGCTCTATAGATCCAAGGCTCTACGACTCTACGGCTCTACGGCTCTACGCCAGCTGGGCGAAGGGAAAATTTCACTAATTCACTATGAGGCCAGaggcgtgaggggagggggggtagtatcGTTTCTGATTTGTCgattaatttgataataatgaaatttgtCTATTACGggctattttttctgttattattcttatcaattattataattttctttatcaatattataattggtattgttgttatagtcaccaatatattcattagcattatcattgttattattattatcattgtaatagtcatcattatattatcatcataattatcactattagtattatccttat
The Penaeus vannamei isolate JL-2024 unplaced genomic scaffold, ASM4276789v1 unanchor122, whole genome shotgun sequence genome window above contains:
- the LOC113816497 gene encoding proline-rich protein HaeIII subfamily 1-like is translated as MSTLPHFEENGVAKKTHQTLGNNHKRQQKRHTKEHNPEHSHGRASTTSGGAAGEQKQWLEQEEPQAGGTPQQEEPPSRRNPPAGGTPQQEEPPSRRNPPAGGTPQQEEPPSRRNSPAGGVPSRKSPQQEPQQDPQQDPQQEEPPAGPPAGGTPQQEDPPSRTPSRRNPPAGGAPSRTTAGGAPSRRSPQQEEPPAEGAPSRRSPQQEEPPAGGTPSRRSPQQEEPPAGGTPSRRSPQQEEPPAGGAPSRRNPQQEEPPAGGTPAGGRERRVVTKATEALIKGGRVSVWSLDAALRIGG